In Streptomyces capitiformicae, one genomic interval encodes:
- a CDS encoding TatD family hydrolase, whose product MPSNDKNAAPPLPEPLRVPVADSHTHLDMQSGTVGEGLAKAASVGVTTVVQVGCDIKGSRWAAETAAAYDAVHATVALHPNEAPRIVHGDPDGWSRQGARAAGGDAALDEALAEIDRLAALPQVKGVGETGLDYFRTGPEGKAAQERSFRAHIEIAKRHGKALVIHDRDAHDDVLRILKEEGAPERTVFHCYSGDADMAAVCAAHGYFMSFAGNMTFKNAQPLRDALAVAPLELVLVETDAPFLTPAPYRGRPNAPYLIPITVRAMAAVRGIGEDALATAIAANTARAFDY is encoded by the coding sequence ATGCCCTCGAACGACAAGAACGCCGCGCCGCCGCTCCCCGAACCCCTCCGGGTGCCCGTCGCCGACTCGCACACCCATCTGGACATGCAGTCCGGCACGGTCGGGGAGGGCCTCGCGAAGGCCGCCTCGGTGGGGGTGACGACGGTCGTGCAGGTCGGCTGCGACATCAAGGGCTCGCGGTGGGCCGCCGAGACGGCCGCCGCGTACGACGCCGTCCACGCGACTGTCGCGCTGCACCCCAACGAGGCCCCGCGGATCGTGCACGGGGACCCCGACGGCTGGTCGCGACAGGGAGCGCGGGCGGCGGGTGGGGACGCCGCGCTGGACGAGGCCCTCGCCGAGATCGACCGGCTGGCCGCGCTCCCGCAGGTCAAGGGCGTCGGGGAGACGGGGCTCGACTACTTCCGGACCGGGCCGGAGGGCAAGGCCGCCCAGGAGCGGTCGTTCCGCGCGCACATCGAGATCGCCAAGCGGCACGGCAAGGCGCTGGTCATCCACGACCGCGACGCCCACGACGACGTGTTGCGGATCCTGAAGGAGGAGGGCGCGCCCGAGCGGACCGTCTTCCACTGCTACTCCGGCGACGCCGACATGGCGGCGGTGTGCGCCGCGCACGGCTACTTCATGTCCTTCGCCGGGAACATGACCTTCAAGAACGCCCAGCCGCTGCGCGACGCCCTCGCCGTCGCCCCCCTCGAACTCGTCCTCGTCGAGACCGACGCGCCCTTCCTGACCCCGGCGCCGTACCGCGGACGGCCCAACGCGCCGTATCTCATTCCGATCACGGTTCGTGCCATGGCCGCGGTGCGGGGCATCGGCGAAGACGCGCTGGCGACGGCGATCGCGGCGAACACGGCGAGGGCGTTTGATTACTGA
- a CDS encoding penicillin-binding transpeptidase domain-containing protein — protein MRQGAKVAIVGGVFVVMVGGAGYGAYNFFGALNESGTGTEKRSGPPSGDEVAETTEKFFAAWEKGDSAAASSYTNNAQVAGKLFTSYLDTARIDGVKITPGKPTGAGGRTVPFSVEATVSYEGKSEKLAYDSELTVVRGKTTGQALVDWEPSVVHPELKDGDELVTGEADAPPIVAVDRDGRVLTKEKYPSLGPILDTLRQRYGDQAGGTAGIELAIRHTATNAGDTPLLTLSEGKAGRLETTISAGVQAAAEKAVKQYAESSVVAVKPSTGEVLAVANHREDAFNAAFEGQVPPGSTMKIITAATLIDNGVTSMNGPAPCPDTATWKSQTFKNLPGLTADESSNATLANAFMRSCNTAFIKLIDEEPMDDSSLTQEAQERFGLGKGDWKTGIVSTDGSVPASTGPNRAANAIGQGDVQMNPLNMASVTATAITGTFRQPYLVSPELDDRELATARGLKASTAQQLKQMMRLTATQGTAAEVMRPLSGDIGAKTGSAEADGREVADSWFTGFRGDVAAAAMVQKGGRGGEAAGPIVVSVLGAGG, from the coding sequence ATGCGTCAGGGGGCCAAGGTCGCCATAGTCGGCGGGGTGTTCGTCGTGATGGTGGGCGGTGCGGGCTACGGGGCGTACAACTTCTTCGGGGCGCTCAACGAGAGCGGTACGGGGACGGAGAAGCGGAGTGGGCCGCCCAGTGGGGACGAGGTCGCGGAGACCACCGAGAAGTTCTTCGCGGCCTGGGAGAAGGGGGATTCGGCCGCCGCGTCGTCGTACACGAACAACGCCCAGGTCGCGGGGAAGCTGTTCACGTCCTACCTCGACACCGCTCGCATCGACGGCGTGAAGATCACGCCGGGGAAGCCGACCGGGGCCGGCGGGCGGACCGTTCCGTTCTCCGTCGAGGCGACCGTGTCGTACGAGGGGAAGAGCGAGAAGCTCGCGTACGACAGTGAACTGACCGTGGTGCGGGGGAAGACGACCGGGCAGGCGCTGGTCGACTGGGAGCCGTCGGTCGTGCACCCCGAGCTGAAGGACGGGGACGAGTTGGTCACCGGGGAGGCGGATGCGCCGCCCATCGTGGCCGTGGACCGTGACGGCAGGGTGCTGACCAAGGAGAAGTACCCCTCCCTCGGGCCGATCCTCGACACCCTGCGTCAGCGTTACGGCGACCAGGCGGGCGGCACGGCCGGCATCGAGCTGGCGATCCGGCACACCGCCACGAACGCCGGTGACACGCCCCTGCTGACCCTCTCCGAGGGCAAGGCCGGCAGGCTGGAGACGACGATCAGCGCGGGTGTGCAGGCGGCGGCCGAGAAGGCGGTCAAGCAGTACGCCGAGTCGTCCGTCGTCGCCGTCAAGCCGAGCACCGGCGAGGTGCTGGCCGTGGCCAACCATCGTGAGGACGCCTTCAACGCGGCTTTCGAGGGCCAGGTCCCGCCCGGCTCCACCATGAAGATCATCACCGCCGCCACGCTCATCGACAACGGCGTGACCTCCATGAACGGTCCCGCGCCCTGCCCCGACACGGCCACCTGGAAGAGCCAGACCTTCAAGAACCTCCCGGGCCTGACGGCCGACGAGTCGTCGAACGCCACACTTGCCAACGCGTTCATGCGGTCCTGCAACACGGCCTTCATCAAGCTCATCGACGAGGAGCCGATGGACGACTCCTCGCTGACCCAGGAGGCCCAGGAACGCTTCGGGCTCGGGAAGGGCGACTGGAAGACCGGGATCGTCTCCACCGACGGCAGCGTGCCGGCGTCCACCGGGCCGAACCGCGCGGCCAACGCGATCGGGCAGGGCGACGTCCAGATGAACCCGCTGAACATGGCGTCGGTGACGGCCACAGCGATCACGGGCACGTTCCGGCAGCCGTACCTCGTCTCGCCGGAGCTCGACGATCGTGAGCTGGCCACCGCGAGGGGCTTGAAGGCGAGCACCGCACAGCAGTTGAAACAGATGATGAGGCTGACCGCGACACAGGGGACTGCGGCGGAGGTCATGCGGCCGTTGAGCGGCGACATCGGAGCGAAGACCGGCTCCGCGGAGGCCGACGGGCGGGAGGTCGCCGACAGTTGGTTCACCGGCTTCCGGGGGGATGTGGCCGCCGCGGCCATGGTTCAGAAGGGCGGACGCGGAGGTGAGGCCGCCGGGCCGATCGTCGTGTCTGTGCTCGGGGCGGGTGGGTGA
- the rsmI gene encoding 16S rRNA (cytidine(1402)-2'-O)-methyltransferase, which produces MTGTLVLAGTPIGDVSDAPPRLVEELAGADVIAAEDTRRLRRLTQALGVQPGGRVVSYFEGNEAARTPELVEELVGGARVLLVTDAGMPSVSDPGYRLVAAAVEKDIRVTAVPGPSAVLTALALSGLPVDRFCFEGFLPRKAGERLGRLREIAEERRTLVYFEAPHRLAVTLEAMASVFGEQRRAAVCRELTKTYEEVKRGPLGELAEWAAAGVRGEITVVVEGAPEKAPEEFDAEELVRRVRAREDAGERRKEAIAAVAVEAGVPKREVFDAVVAFKRGAP; this is translated from the coding sequence GTGACTGGAACCCTTGTTTTGGCAGGTACCCCCATCGGCGATGTCTCGGACGCGCCGCCTCGGCTTGTCGAGGAACTGGCCGGGGCGGATGTCATCGCGGCCGAGGACACTCGGCGGCTGCGGCGGCTCACGCAGGCGCTCGGAGTGCAGCCGGGTGGGCGTGTCGTGTCGTACTTCGAGGGGAATGAGGCGGCGCGTACGCCGGAGCTCGTCGAGGAGCTGGTGGGGGGTGCGCGGGTGTTGTTGGTCACGGACGCGGGGATGCCGTCGGTCTCCGACCCCGGGTACCGGCTGGTCGCGGCGGCCGTGGAGAAGGACATCCGGGTGACCGCCGTCCCGGGCCCGTCCGCCGTACTGACCGCGCTCGCGCTGTCCGGGCTGCCGGTCGACCGCTTCTGCTTCGAGGGGTTCCTGCCACGCAAGGCGGGGGAGCGGCTGGGGCGGCTGCGGGAGATCGCGGAAGAGCGCCGCACGCTCGTCTACTTCGAGGCTCCGCACCGGCTCGCCGTGACCCTCGAAGCGATGGCGTCGGTGTTCGGGGAGCAGCGCCGTGCGGCCGTCTGCCGCGAGCTGACGAAGACGTACGAGGAGGTCAAGCGGGGCCCTCTCGGGGAGTTGGCCGAGTGGGCCGCCGCCGGTGTTCGGGGGGAGATCACCGTGGTGGTGGAGGGTGCGCCGGAGAAGGCGCCCGAGGAATTCGACGCGGAGGAGCTGGTGCGGCGGGTGCGGGCGCGGGAGGACGCCGGGGAGCGGCGCAAGGAGGCGATCGCGGCGGTTGCCGTGGAGGCGGGGGTGCCGAAGAGGGAGGTCTTCGACGCGGTGGTGGCTTTTAAGCGGGGAGCCCCGTAG
- a CDS encoding resuscitation-promoting factor, translated as MSNVKPSSQPPPYATRQTYGTYGTCEFYTTSGAYESFGAYESHSAYEACDTQEPYDAYEAYETLPYGMYEDTYRPAYEAASAPAPPGRPPRQAGGRAGARRGVRRRRAAERATPLRRLVPQALVVAFLAGGTSAFVAKDKAIELTVDGKPRTLHTFADDVTELLSDQGVPFGAHDVVAPAPGTALTSGDEVAVHYGRPVALTLDGHRRKVWTTARTVDGALRQLGVRAEGAYVSTSRSRRIGREGLELDVRTERAVTVMADGRTRTIRTNAATVREAVEQAGITLRGQDTTSVAQSSFPRDGQTVTVLRVTGSKEVREEPIPFRVWRTEDASLFRGTEVVERAGRPGVRRVTYAVRAVNGVKERPRRVRAEVVREPRDQIVKVGIKAMPASVRGADGLNWAGLAECESGGRPDAVDPSGTYGGLYQFDTRTWQSLGGRGRPQDASAAEQTFRAKKLYVQRGASPWPHCGARLRS; from the coding sequence GTGAGCAACGTGAAGCCGTCGTCGCAGCCCCCGCCGTACGCGACCCGCCAGACCTACGGGACATACGGGACCTGCGAGTTCTACACGACCTCCGGAGCTTACGAGAGCTTCGGGGCCTACGAGAGCCACAGTGCATACGAGGCATGCGACACCCAAGAGCCTTACGACGCGTACGAGGCATACGAGACGTTGCCGTACGGGATGTACGAGGACACGTACCGGCCCGCCTACGAGGCCGCCTCCGCGCCCGCGCCACCCGGACGTCCTCCCCGGCAGGCCGGTGGTCGGGCCGGTGCCCGGCGTGGCGTGCGGCGCAGACGGGCCGCAGAGCGGGCCACTCCGTTGCGGCGGCTGGTGCCGCAGGCGCTGGTCGTTGCGTTCCTCGCGGGCGGGACCTCCGCGTTCGTGGCGAAGGACAAGGCGATCGAGCTGACCGTCGACGGCAAGCCGCGCACGCTGCACACGTTCGCCGACGACGTCACCGAACTCCTCTCCGACCAAGGCGTCCCCTTCGGCGCCCATGACGTCGTCGCCCCCGCCCCGGGCACCGCGCTGACCAGCGGTGACGAGGTCGCCGTGCACTACGGTCGGCCCGTCGCCCTCACCCTCGACGGTCACCGGCGCAAGGTCTGGACGACCGCCCGTACGGTCGACGGGGCGCTCCGGCAGCTCGGGGTGCGTGCGGAGGGCGCGTACGTGTCGACTTCCCGCTCCCGGCGGATCGGGCGGGAGGGGCTGGAGCTGGACGTCCGTACGGAGCGGGCCGTCACGGTCATGGCGGACGGGCGGACCCGGACTATCCGCACCAACGCGGCGACCGTCCGGGAGGCCGTGGAGCAGGCCGGGATCACGCTGCGGGGGCAGGACACGACCTCCGTCGCGCAGTCGAGCTTCCCCCGGGACGGGCAGACCGTGACCGTGTTGCGGGTGACCGGGTCCAAGGAGGTTCGGGAGGAGCCGATTCCGTTCCGGGTGTGGCGGACCGAGGACGCTTCGCTGTTCCGGGGCACGGAGGTCGTCGAAAGGGCCGGGCGGCCGGGGGTGCGGCGGGTCACGTATGCGGTGCGGGCCGTCAACGGGGTCAAGGAGCGGCCGCGGCGGGTGCGGGCCGAGGTGGTGCGCGAGCCGCGGGACCAGATCGTGAAGGTGGGGATCAAGGCGATGCCGGCGTCCGTGCGGGGGGCCGATGGGCTGAACTGGGCGGGGCTGGCGGAGTGTGAGTCGGGTGGGCGGCCCGACGCGGTCGATCCCTCGGGGACGTATGGGGGGCTGTACCAATTCGACACCCGTACCTGGCAGAGCCTGGGGGGGCGGGGGCGGCCCCAGGACGCGTCGGCTGCCGAGCAGACGTTTCGGGCGAAGAAGCTGTACGTCCAGCGGGGGGCGAGTCCTTGGCCCCACTGCGGGGCCCGTCTCCGCAGCTGA
- a CDS encoding dolichyl-phosphate-mannose--protein mannosyltransferase, which produces MTSTAPSTDTRQSQGTDPRPSWQQRLRRFGYAASPRSDVRARLVPPYTRPGPGVWATLGVREGLAVRITRWSAWGGPLLVTLVAGVMRFWNLSSPKAVIFDETYYAKDAWAIVHRGYEVNWAKNANELILQNNGNVPIPTEAAYVVHPPVGKYIIGLGELMFGFNPFGWRFMTAVLGTLSVLILCRIGRRIFRSTFLGCLAGALMAVDGLHFVMSRTALLDQVLMFFVLAAFGCLVIDRDKARERLAAALPPDGDGVVRPHPLIAETTRLGLRPYRLLAGLCLGLAFGTKWNALYFLVFFGVMTVLWDYSARKVAGARQPLIAMLQRDLGFAFLSTVPVVIVTYLASWTGWILSPDDGTGGYYRNWAATEGKGGWFSWLPDWLRSLWHYEHAVYEFHVGLSSPHTYQSNPWSWIVDGRPVSYFYESPSPGNDGCPADTVDKCAREVLAIGTPLLWWAAAFALLYVLWRWFFRRDWRAGAIACGIAAGYLPWFIYQERTIFFFYAVVFLPFLCLAVAMLIGAVLGPPGATERRRVAGAAGAGVLVLLIAWNFIYFWPIHTAQPIPIDSWRSRMWLDTWV; this is translated from the coding sequence GTGACCAGTACCGCGCCCTCCACGGACACCCGGCAAAGCCAGGGCACCGACCCTCGGCCGTCGTGGCAGCAGCGGCTGCGCCGTTTCGGCTACGCGGCGTCGCCGAGAAGCGACGTCCGCGCCCGTCTGGTGCCCCCGTACACCCGGCCCGGTCCGGGCGTCTGGGCGACGCTCGGCGTGCGCGAAGGCCTCGCCGTACGCATCACGCGCTGGTCGGCGTGGGGCGGTCCGCTGCTGGTGACGCTGGTCGCCGGGGTGATGCGGTTCTGGAACCTGAGCAGCCCGAAGGCGGTGATATTCGACGAGACGTACTACGCCAAGGACGCGTGGGCGATCGTCCACCGCGGGTACGAGGTCAACTGGGCCAAGAACGCCAACGAGCTGATCCTCCAGAACAACGGGAACGTACCGATCCCGACGGAAGCGGCGTACGTCGTGCATCCGCCCGTCGGCAAGTACATCATCGGCCTGGGCGAGCTGATGTTCGGGTTCAACCCGTTCGGCTGGCGCTTCATGACGGCCGTGCTCGGCACGCTCTCCGTCCTGATCCTCTGCCGGATCGGCCGCCGGATCTTCCGCTCGACGTTCCTGGGCTGCCTGGCGGGCGCGCTGATGGCGGTCGACGGCCTGCACTTCGTGATGAGCCGCACGGCACTGCTGGACCAGGTGCTGATGTTCTTCGTGCTGGCGGCGTTCGGCTGTCTGGTCATCGACCGCGACAAGGCGCGAGAACGCCTGGCGGCGGCCCTGCCCCCGGACGGCGACGGAGTCGTACGCCCACACCCCCTGATCGCCGAGACGACCCGCCTCGGCCTGCGCCCGTACCGCTTGCTGGCCGGGCTCTGTCTGGGCCTGGCCTTCGGCACCAAGTGGAACGCCCTGTACTTCCTGGTGTTCTTCGGCGTCATGACGGTGCTCTGGGACTACTCGGCCCGCAAGGTCGCCGGTGCCCGCCAGCCGCTGATCGCGATGCTCCAGCGTGACCTGGGTTTCGCCTTTCTCTCCACGGTCCCCGTGGTGATCGTCACCTACCTGGCCTCCTGGACCGGCTGGATCCTCTCCCCGGACGACGGCACGGGCGGCTACTACCGCAACTGGGCGGCGACCGAGGGCAAGGGCGGTTGGTTCTCCTGGCTGCCGGACTGGCTGCGCAGCCTGTGGCACTACGAGCACGCCGTCTACGAGTTCCACGTCGGCCTCTCCTCGCCGCACACGTATCAGTCGAACCCGTGGAGCTGGATCGTCGACGGCCGCCCGGTCTCGTACTTCTACGAGTCCCCGTCGCCCGGCAACGACGGCTGCCCCGCCGACACGGTCGACAAGTGCGCCCGCGAGGTCCTCGCCATCGGCACGCCCCTCCTCTGGTGGGCCGCCGCCTTCGCCCTGCTCTACGTCCTGTGGCGCTGGTTCTTCCGCCGCGACTGGCGCGCCGGCGCGATCGCCTGCGGCATCGCCGCCGGCTACCTCCCCTGGTTCATTTACCAGGAACGCACGATCTTCTTCTTCTACGCCGTCGTCTTCCTCCCCTTCCTCTGCCTGGCCGTGGCCATGCTGATCGGCGCCGTCCTCGGCCCTCCCGGCGCCACAGAACGCCGCCGCGTGGCAGGCGCCGCCGGCGCCGGCGTCCTCGTCCTGCTCATCGCCTGGAACTTCATCTACTTCTGGCCCATCCACACCGCCCAGCCCATCCCCATCGACAGCTGGCGCTCCCGCATGTGGCTGGACACCTGGGTCTAA
- a CDS encoding DUF2269 domain-containing protein has translation MKTSRPVRRAFLVVHVTASACWPGLTLGLLALAITAVTTGSEAVTEASVRGMKLFADWLLIPVGALTFVSGLVLSLGTQWGLARHRWVYVKFWLTLATLTATTLVLRPGMGEVVTAAGSGALPDRGDVLMGPIVSLTAYVFMTVISVLKPWGLTRRGRRLRAAARVRGERPVTPSRPADYPGGSIVPVAGE, from the coding sequence ATGAAGACAAGCCGACCCGTTCGCCGTGCCTTCCTCGTCGTCCATGTCACCGCCTCCGCCTGCTGGCCCGGGCTCACGCTCGGGCTGCTGGCGTTGGCGATCACCGCCGTCACCACCGGGTCGGAGGCCGTCACCGAGGCGTCCGTCCGGGGCATGAAGCTCTTCGCCGACTGGCTGCTGATCCCCGTCGGGGCACTGACGTTCGTGAGCGGGCTCGTGCTGTCCCTCGGCACCCAGTGGGGGCTGGCCCGGCACCGCTGGGTCTACGTCAAGTTCTGGCTGACCCTGGCCACCCTCACCGCCACCACGCTGGTGTTGCGGCCCGGTATGGGTGAGGTCGTCACCGCCGCCGGGAGTGGAGCGCTTCCCGACCGTGGTGACGTGCTGATGGGACCGATCGTGTCCCTCACCGCGTACGTCTTCATGACCGTGATCTCGGTCCTCAAGCCCTGGGGACTCACCCGGCGCGGCCGCAGGCTGCGCGCCGCCGCACGGGTCCGGGGCGAGCGCCCCGTCACACCGTCCCGCCCCGCCGACTACCCTGGAGGGTCGATCGTCCCCGTGGCAGGAGAGTAA
- the rsmA gene encoding 16S rRNA (adenine(1518)-N(6)/adenine(1519)-N(6))-dimethyltransferase RsmA — protein MTSPASDALLSPADVRELAAALGVRPTKQRGQNFVIDANTVRRIVRTAEVRPEDVVVEVGPGLGSLTLALLEVADRVTAVEIDDVLAAALPATIAARMPDRADRFALVHSDAMHVTELPGPAPTALVANLPYNVAVPVLLHMLATFPTIERTLVMVQSEVADRLAAGPGSKVYGVPSVKANWYAEVKRAGAIGRNVFWPAPNVDSGLVSLVRRAEPVKTTASRDEVFAVVDAAFAQRRKTLRAALAGWAGSAAAAEAALVAAGVSPQARGESLTVEEFAAIAENAVADNAENAVADNADNADNEESTRS, from the coding sequence GTGACCAGCCCCGCCTCCGACGCCCTTCTGAGCCCCGCAGACGTCCGCGAACTCGCGGCGGCGCTCGGCGTACGCCCCACCAAACAGCGCGGCCAGAACTTCGTGATCGACGCGAACACGGTGCGGAGGATCGTGCGGACGGCGGAGGTCCGCCCCGAGGACGTCGTCGTGGAGGTCGGCCCGGGCCTCGGCTCCCTCACCCTCGCCCTCCTCGAAGTCGCCGACCGCGTCACGGCGGTCGAGATCGACGACGTACTCGCCGCCGCGCTGCCCGCGACGATCGCCGCCCGCATGCCGGATCGGGCCGACCGCTTCGCCCTGGTGCACTCCGACGCCATGCACGTCACGGAGCTCCCGGGCCCCGCCCCGACCGCCCTCGTCGCGAACCTCCCGTACAACGTCGCCGTCCCCGTGCTGCTGCACATGCTCGCCACGTTCCCGACCATCGAACGCACCCTCGTGATGGTCCAGTCGGAGGTCGCCGACCGCCTCGCCGCGGGCCCGGGCTCGAAGGTGTACGGCGTGCCGTCGGTGAAGGCCAACTGGTACGCGGAGGTCAAGCGGGCCGGGGCGATCGGGCGGAACGTGTTCTGGCCCGCACCGAACGTCGACAGCGGCCTCGTCTCGCTCGTCCGCCGCGCCGAGCCGGTCAAGACGACCGCGAGCAGGGACGAGGTGTTCGCCGTCGTCGACGCGGCCTTCGCCCAGCGCCGGAAGACGCTGCGCGCCGCCCTCGCCGGGTGGGCCGGATCCGCGGCCGCCGCCGAGGCCGCGCTCGTCGCCGCCGGGGTCTCCCCGCAGGCGCGCGGCGAGTCCCTGACGGTCGAGGAGTTCGCCGCCATCGCCGAGAACGCAGTCGCCGACAACGCCGAGAACGCAGTCGCCGACAACGCCGACAACGCCGACAACGAGGAGTCCACCCGGTCGTGA
- a CDS encoding acyltransferase family protein — MTVTASVSASELAAATPSSRDRYVDLLRVASLGTVVLGHWLMAAVTTGGDGGVEVGNLLAVEPRLQILTWALQIMPVFFFVGGFSHALSYRSLSRKADDTGAGLYPAFLRARLQRLLRPTMVFTGVWSAAAVLLQLTGEGGGLLDVALRLVAQPLWFIGIYLAMVAFTPPLLRLHERWGWGAFGGLVAAAGLVDLLRFVFDVPFVEFLNFAFVWLAIHQLGFLRADGRLTRPYLLAGVGLAGAALLVAYGPYPLSMVGMPGEEISNMAPPTFALLCHGLWLVGAVEWLRGPVARWLQRPKVWRAVVAANGISMTAFLWHLSAMLGVYGALLALDVPLPAPASGFWWAQLPLRIVLAGAVTAALVAAFRGFERPTAGRAQGSSGRSGAYAGPAAAFGVTLCLFGVLGLSMVGFGGLFEGRSALLIAVHVTAPAAVAMTLVGWLLVERSGRGVPTTQE, encoded by the coding sequence ATGACCGTGACCGCAAGCGTGAGTGCGAGCGAGCTCGCCGCCGCCACCCCGTCCAGCCGCGACCGATACGTCGACCTGCTGCGGGTCGCCTCCCTCGGCACGGTCGTCCTCGGCCACTGGCTGATGGCGGCCGTGACCACGGGCGGCGATGGCGGCGTCGAGGTGGGCAACCTGCTCGCCGTGGAGCCGCGGCTGCAGATCCTCACCTGGGCGCTGCAGATCATGCCGGTGTTCTTCTTCGTCGGCGGCTTCTCGCACGCCCTCTCCTACCGTTCGCTCAGCCGCAAGGCCGACGACACGGGCGCCGGCCTCTACCCCGCCTTCCTGCGCGCCCGGCTCCAGCGGCTGCTGCGGCCCACCATGGTGTTCACAGGGGTGTGGAGTGCTGCCGCCGTCCTCCTCCAACTCACGGGTGAAGGCGGTGGGCTGCTCGACGTCGCGCTGCGGCTCGTCGCGCAGCCGCTGTGGTTCATCGGGATCTATCTCGCGATGGTCGCCTTCACTCCGCCGCTGTTGAGGCTGCATGAGCGTTGGGGGTGGGGCGCGTTCGGAGGGCTCGTCGCGGCCGCCGGGCTCGTCGACCTGCTGCGGTTCGTGTTCGACGTGCCCTTCGTCGAGTTCCTCAACTTCGCCTTCGTCTGGCTCGCGATCCACCAGCTCGGGTTCCTGCGGGCCGACGGGCGGCTGACACGGCCGTACCTCCTCGCGGGGGTCGGGCTCGCGGGGGCCGCGCTACTGGTGGCGTACGGGCCGTATCCGCTGTCGATGGTGGGGATGCCGGGCGAGGAGATCTCGAACATGGCGCCGCCGACCTTCGCGCTGCTGTGCCACGGGCTGTGGCTGGTCGGCGCGGTGGAGTGGCTGCGCGGGCCGGTCGCCCGGTGGCTGCAGCGGCCGAAGGTGTGGCGGGCGGTCGTGGCGGCCAACGGGATCTCGATGACCGCGTTCCTGTGGCACCTTTCGGCCATGCTCGGCGTCTACGGGGCGCTGCTCGCGCTGGACGTACCGCTGCCCGCGCCGGCGTCGGGTTTTTGGTGGGCCCAACTGCCCCTGCGGATTGTGCTGGCGGGCGCCGTGACCGCCGCCCTCGTAGCGGCCTTCCGGGGCTTCGAGCGGCCCACCGCCGGGCGCGCTCAGGGGAGTTCGGGCAGGTCGGGGGCGTATGCGGGTCCCGCCGCCGCCTTCGGCGTGACCCTCTGCCTCTTCGGTGTGCTCGGGCTGTCCATGGTCGGTTTCGGCGGACTGTTCGAGGGGCGTTCGGCCCTGCTGATCGCCGTCCATGTGACCGCGCCGGCGGCGGTGGCGATGACGCTCGTGGGGTGGCTGCTGGTGGAGCGGAGTGGGCGCGGGGTCCCTACCACGCAGGAATGA
- a CDS encoding 4-(cytidine 5'-diphospho)-2-C-methyl-D-erythritol kinase, with product MSVTVRVPAKVNVQLAVGGARPDGFHDLANVFLAVGLYDEVTATPADELTVTCAGPGADQVPLDRTNLAARAALALAERHGIEAAVHLHIAKDIPVAGGMAGGSADAAGALLACDTLWGTNASGAELLDICAELGSDVPFSLVGGAALGTGRGERLQPLDVGGTFHWVFAVADGGLSTPAVYREFDRLHEGAEVPEPVASQALFDALAKGDVEALAAFLPGSNGLQPAALSLFPKLADTLSEGEAAGALAALVSGSGPTTAFLARDAESAQTIAEGLLASGTCRTARVADSPAPGATVVQSSQGQDDTA from the coding sequence GTGAGCGTCACCGTCCGCGTCCCCGCCAAGGTCAACGTCCAGCTCGCGGTAGGCGGCGCCCGCCCAGACGGCTTCCACGACCTGGCCAACGTCTTCCTCGCCGTCGGGCTGTACGACGAGGTCACCGCCACCCCCGCCGACGAACTGACCGTCACCTGCGCGGGACCCGGCGCCGACCAGGTCCCTCTGGACCGTACGAACCTCGCCGCCCGCGCCGCCCTCGCCCTCGCCGAACGGCACGGCATCGAGGCCGCCGTCCATCTGCACATCGCCAAGGACATCCCCGTCGCGGGCGGCATGGCGGGCGGCAGCGCGGACGCGGCCGGGGCGCTCCTCGCCTGCGACACGCTGTGGGGTACGAACGCCTCCGGTGCGGAACTCCTCGACATCTGCGCCGAGTTGGGCAGCGATGTGCCGTTCAGCCTGGTGGGGGGTGCCGCCCTCGGCACCGGGCGAGGGGAGCGGCTTCAGCCGCTGGATGTGGGCGGCACCTTCCACTGGGTCTTCGCCGTCGCCGACGGAGGGCTCTCCACGCCCGCCGTCTACCGCGAGTTCGACCGGCTCCACGAGGGCGCCGAGGTGCCCGAGCCTGTCGCCTCCCAGGCGCTGTTCGACGCGCTCGCCAAGGGGGACGTCGAGGCCCTCGCCGCCTTCCTGCCGGGCTCCAACGGCCTCCAGCCCGCCGCGCTCTCGCTGTTCCCGAAGCTGGCCGACACTCTCTCCGAGGGCGAGGCTGCCGGTGCGCTCGCCGCGCTCGTCTCCGGGTCGGGGCCGACCACGGCCTTCCTCGCCCGGGACGCCGAGTCGGCGCAGACCATCGCCGAGGGCCTCCTCGCGTCCGGCACATGCAGGACGGCCCGCGTGGCCGACTCACCCGCGCCGGGGGCGACCGTGGTCCAGAGCTCCCAGGGCCAGGACGACACGGCCTAG